One stretch of Paenibacillus sp. FSL R5-0341 DNA includes these proteins:
- a CDS encoding helix-turn-helix domain-containing protein encodes MTEQFPFIAETSSLPLLSSMCRVRRGENFRVQGKTVSRPMLCLILQGDGVLVLNDTVYTAQAGSLFVLKSGTTIEAAARSKVTEFILLSMDTVRLQQVRGEWKMTSSPAFPLDWQTGRLLVRHEQQAVLRLEQLYETYRGLQPDHFISIHSQLHELLQFLSENRLEANHEKVDPALERSIMYMRRYMSEGISMDQLAKIAGLTPSSYSRSFKKAKGMSPTDYLNRLRIDEAKKQLTEESCVLKDVAVSVGYGNEYYFSRKFKQTLGIAPSVYMKRDQLRVATASIMGFHENLASLGLRPVAVLEGVLDRESDEYEQERRLTRQFDQLRQAKPDLIIGDFYHKPYYDRLKSIAPTIILEPTDDWKENHIRIAELVGREKQALLNFKELAFRKLEAGLSLQPYFGQKRIALMEITNQFIRLQGTGEHPLNRLLYAELGLHPAQLVSPESSRNEYVADNIPVLDTDYLLIHRTSLQPASEKVFRRMKQMASWHRSPAVLHGNVHDISNWHLLCWNPVGQLQILNELEQIDQQSVVFPQAGLIGH; translated from the coding sequence ATGACTGAACAGTTTCCCTTCATTGCTGAAACCTCATCTCTACCGCTCCTCTCCTCCATGTGCCGTGTGCGTCGTGGGGAGAATTTCCGTGTGCAAGGCAAGACGGTGTCCCGGCCCATGCTCTGTCTTATTTTGCAAGGAGACGGTGTTCTGGTCCTGAATGATACAGTCTATACGGCGCAAGCGGGCAGCTTGTTCGTGTTGAAGTCAGGTACAACCATCGAGGCCGCTGCACGCTCGAAAGTGACCGAATTTATATTGCTAAGCATGGATACGGTTCGTTTGCAGCAAGTGCGCGGCGAATGGAAAATGACCTCTTCACCCGCCTTCCCGCTGGATTGGCAGACAGGCAGGTTGCTGGTTCGTCATGAGCAGCAGGCTGTATTACGTTTGGAACAATTGTATGAAACCTATCGCGGTCTTCAACCGGATCATTTTATCAGCATACATAGCCAGCTGCATGAACTGCTGCAGTTTCTCTCAGAGAACCGGCTGGAAGCCAATCATGAGAAAGTGGACCCTGCCTTGGAGCGCAGTATTATGTATATGCGACGTTACATGAGTGAAGGAATCAGCATGGATCAGCTTGCCAAGATTGCTGGACTCACACCCAGCTCCTATTCTCGCAGTTTCAAGAAAGCCAAGGGCATGTCGCCGACCGATTATCTGAACCGTTTACGTATAGACGAAGCCAAAAAACAGCTGACAGAGGAATCTTGTGTCCTCAAAGACGTCGCGGTATCTGTCGGGTATGGCAATGAGTATTATTTTAGCCGCAAATTCAAACAAACCTTGGGCATTGCTCCCAGCGTATATATGAAAAGAGATCAACTTCGCGTAGCTACGGCATCCATCATGGGATTCCACGAGAATCTGGCTTCGCTTGGACTGCGCCCTGTAGCTGTGCTGGAAGGAGTTCTTGACCGAGAATCGGATGAATATGAACAAGAACGCCGATTAACCAGACAATTCGATCAACTTCGGCAGGCGAAGCCAGACTTGATCATCGGTGATTTTTACCATAAGCCTTATTATGATCGCCTGAAAAGTATTGCACCCACCATCATTTTGGAGCCCACTGACGACTGGAAAGAGAACCATATTCGCATAGCCGAACTGGTCGGACGCGAGAAGCAAGCGTTGCTGAATTTCAAGGAACTTGCGTTCCGCAAGCTTGAAGCCGGACTGAGCCTCCAACCTTATTTCGGACAAAAGCGTATCGCTCTGATGGAGATTACGAATCAATTCATTCGATTACAGGGGACTGGCGAGCATCCATTAAATCGCTTGTTGTATGCTGAATTGGGACTCCATCCTGCCCAGCTTGTGTCTCCCGAAAGTTCCAGAAATGAGTATGTTGCGGATAATATCCCTGTGCTGGACACGGATTATCTGTTGATCCATCGTACTTCGCTTCAGCCTGCCAGTGAAAAGGTATTCCGACGCATGAAGCAAATGGCATCATGGCATCGATCACCTGCCGTGCTGCATGGTAATGTTCATGATATCTCAAATTGGCATCTCTTGTGCTGGAACCCGGTGGGCCAGTTGCAGATTCTGAACGAACTGGAGCAGATTGATCAGCAGTCTGTTGTCTTTCCTCAGGCAGGACTGATCGGACATTAG
- a CDS encoding DUF5050 domain-containing protein — MKTGYTYVQRTICTLLLFTLIAAVTLGGGTAAQAASLSQSTVYYESDGVLYKVSADGSNTTEVLIDFQGVDLHAAGSYLYYTQTASSTTLLRVPNDGSSDAAETFATDVLSYYTDNGFIYYLDATGTIYRANGNSDASAVTKIADKADTNFPFLLVAKGRAYYNSLVNGNTWIVSKTSNGSGAVQRIAAGAVEGRYFTNQAKNELQLMVNTDPYEDFYSTNAVVMYKVNHNTGKATAVNPKAKLDVNAVYSGGWGNNLYVYNKGIDLDINKDYNYAKGKAFALTTSAKTLQLHNKSIREVSALGTDKVVLIDADKKAYAKTVSGNKVTKSANLNLNNVTYVANQLTNGTATAAYISGNNGLYSVNTALKVTKLTGDEWDAFHIRDDVAGLFYINAKDQYRLYHVQTGGTGKKVMSDVFLDNILLVTPY, encoded by the coding sequence ATGAAGACAGGGTATACATACGTACAACGCACCATCTGTACATTACTGTTATTTACACTCATTGCAGCAGTGACATTGGGAGGCGGAACCGCAGCCCAAGCAGCTTCACTCAGTCAATCCACAGTGTATTATGAGTCCGATGGCGTCTTGTACAAAGTATCCGCTGATGGCAGCAATACGACAGAAGTATTAATTGATTTCCAAGGTGTGGACTTGCACGCAGCAGGCTCTTATCTTTACTACACTCAGACCGCTTCTTCCACAACATTGCTCCGGGTTCCGAATGACGGGTCCAGCGATGCAGCAGAAACATTTGCTACAGATGTACTGAGCTATTACACGGATAACGGATTCATCTATTATCTGGATGCTACAGGTACAATTTATCGCGCTAATGGCAATAGTGACGCTTCAGCTGTCACCAAGATTGCTGACAAAGCCGATACCAATTTTCCATTTCTCCTGGTAGCCAAAGGGCGTGCTTACTATAATTCGCTGGTTAATGGAAACACGTGGATCGTGTCCAAAACGTCCAACGGAAGTGGAGCTGTGCAGCGGATTGCCGCAGGCGCAGTGGAAGGACGTTATTTTACGAATCAAGCCAAAAACGAACTGCAATTGATGGTAAATACAGACCCCTACGAGGATTTCTATTCCACCAATGCTGTTGTCATGTATAAGGTGAATCACAACACTGGCAAGGCAACTGCTGTTAATCCCAAGGCCAAACTGGATGTGAATGCTGTGTATTCCGGTGGTTGGGGTAACAATCTTTACGTGTATAACAAAGGAATCGATCTCGACATTAATAAGGATTACAATTATGCCAAAGGCAAAGCGTTCGCGTTAACAACTTCAGCCAAAACGCTTCAGCTTCATAACAAGAGCATCCGGGAAGTAAGTGCCTTAGGTACAGACAAGGTTGTCCTTATTGATGCAGACAAGAAGGCTTATGCCAAAACGGTCTCCGGCAACAAAGTGACCAAGTCCGCCAACCTGAACCTGAACAATGTAACGTATGTTGCAAATCAATTGACCAATGGTACAGCTACGGCTGCATACATCTCGGGCAACAACGGTCTCTATTCGGTCAATACAGCTCTCAAGGTAACGAAACTTACCGGTGACGAATGGGATGCATTCCATATCAGAGATGATGTTGCCGGCCTGTTCTACATCAATGCCAAAGATCAGTATCGCTTGTATCACGTGCAAACGGGTGGAACAGGGAAAAAAGTAATGAGTGACGTTTTCCTCGACAATATTCTATTGGTGACACCGTACTAA
- a CDS encoding Gfo/Idh/MocA family oxidoreductase, giving the protein MILNMAIIGFGNAVVNYHLPYLDKKENIKVKTIYRREEDRVGDTERESLYPEITFSTNIEDILQDDEIELIVVATHVDSHVEYARLALEHGKHVLVEKPFASTSAEAKDIFELANRKHLIAMANQNRRFDGDFLTLKKVIESGKLGNIVEIQSHYDYFHPQYARSGFGLLHGLAVHTIDQLISIYGVADRIDYDVRSLIAPGKSDDYIDIDFRYGRMKATIKCSLLVKIEHPKFIVHGDRGSFVKYSSGHQTKSGDGRTKVSIEAESEDNWGTISYVDDEGTSHTEKVPSEATDYGILYDRLLHAIRHNGDKPVSDDEVLYVLDILHDGIEAAKKAN; this is encoded by the coding sequence ATGATATTGAATATGGCGATCATCGGATTTGGGAACGCAGTGGTGAACTATCATTTGCCTTATCTGGACAAGAAAGAAAACATCAAGGTGAAGACGATATACCGTCGGGAGGAAGATCGGGTTGGCGATACCGAGCGTGAATCACTCTATCCCGAGATTACTTTTTCAACGAATATCGAAGACATATTGCAAGATGATGAGATTGAATTGATTGTTGTTGCCACCCATGTGGATAGCCATGTAGAGTACGCCAGGCTGGCATTGGAACACGGGAAACATGTGCTGGTGGAGAAACCTTTTGCCTCTACTTCTGCGGAAGCCAAAGATATCTTTGAACTAGCCAATCGTAAACATCTCATCGCCATGGCGAATCAAAATCGCAGATTTGATGGTGACTTTCTGACATTGAAAAAAGTGATTGAGAGCGGCAAACTGGGGAATATTGTTGAAATCCAGTCCCACTATGATTATTTTCACCCACAGTATGCCAGAAGCGGATTTGGGTTGCTGCATGGTTTGGCCGTGCATACCATCGATCAGTTAATCTCCATATATGGTGTAGCCGACCGAATTGATTATGATGTTCGGAGTTTGATCGCGCCAGGTAAATCCGATGATTATATCGATATTGATTTTCGTTATGGACGAATGAAGGCTACGATTAAGTGCAGCCTGCTTGTGAAGATCGAGCATCCGAAATTCATTGTACACGGGGATCGGGGAAGCTTCGTTAAATATAGCAGTGGGCACCAAACGAAAAGTGGAGATGGACGAACCAAGGTATCCATTGAAGCTGAATCAGAGGATAACTGGGGTACGATTAGTTATGTGGACGATGAGGGAACATCACATACGGAGAAAGTTCCTTCGGAAGCAACGGACTATGGCATTTTATATGATCGACTGCTTCATGCCATTCGACATAACGGTGATAAACCGGTCTCGGATGATGAGGTTTTATATGTATTGGATATTTTACATGACGGAATCGAAGCGGCGAAGAAAGCCAACTGA
- a CDS encoding Gfo/Idh/MocA family oxidoreductase — protein sequence MNIATIGTGSIVDAILSAINELEDVTCTAMYSRKKETAQELAGKYGVSTIYTGLESLFSDANVDLVYIASPNSMHYEQAYQALQHGKHVVCEKPFTSTLQEAETLIALAKEKNLLLFEAISNIHLPNIKVIQEKLPKLGPIKLIQCNYSQYSRKYNDLLAGQTPNVFNPQFSGGALMDINIYNLHLVMNLFGSPNAVSYTANQHANGIDTSGVVVLKYPEFIAECVGAKDTSSMNFVLIQGEKGYLQVVGGANGCREIKLQIGNEPAEEYNAQTKSNWLYYEWEAFRDIYASGDHKRCYELLEHSQSVMSVLMSARKDAGIVFAADQL from the coding sequence ATGAATATAGCAACGATTGGTACAGGGTCCATTGTGGATGCCATTTTGTCCGCGATAAATGAACTGGAAGATGTTACTTGTACAGCGATGTACTCCCGGAAGAAAGAAACAGCACAGGAGCTTGCGGGTAAATATGGGGTAAGTACAATCTATACAGGCCTGGAATCCCTATTTTCAGATGCGAATGTAGATCTCGTATATATTGCTTCACCGAACAGCATGCATTACGAACAGGCCTATCAGGCACTACAACATGGCAAGCATGTCGTATGTGAAAAACCGTTCACATCCACGCTTCAGGAAGCAGAGACGCTGATTGCACTTGCGAAAGAAAAGAATCTGTTGCTGTTTGAAGCCATCTCCAACATTCATCTGCCCAATATTAAAGTCATACAGGAGAAACTACCGAAGCTTGGTCCGATCAAACTCATCCAGTGTAACTACAGTCAATACTCGCGCAAATACAATGATCTGCTTGCAGGGCAAACACCGAATGTATTTAATCCACAATTCTCTGGTGGAGCGCTGATGGATATCAATATTTATAATCTTCATTTGGTTATGAATTTGTTCGGTAGTCCGAATGCCGTATCGTATACTGCCAACCAGCATGCAAACGGCATTGATACGTCAGGAGTTGTGGTTCTCAAATATCCGGAATTTATTGCGGAGTGTGTAGGTGCCAAAGACACGAGCAGCATGAACTTTGTACTCATTCAGGGCGAGAAAGGTTATCTTCAGGTTGTGGGAGGAGCAAACGGTTGCCGGGAGATCAAGCTTCAGATCGGGAATGAGCCTGCTGAGGAGTATAATGCGCAGACCAAATCCAATTGGCTGTACTATGAGTGGGAAGCGTTCAGGGACATCTATGCAAGTGGTGACCACAAACGGTGTTACGAACTGCTCGAACACAGCCAATCTGTGATGAGTGTACTCATGAGTGCGCGTAAGGATGCCGGGATTGTATTTGCAGCGGACCAGCTTTAA
- a CDS encoding MurR/RpiR family transcriptional regulator, with translation MMWRHVYRDDYREEWNNSMESKLLQKLKYASQLTAQEKHIVNYILNNPEVVFDSTAHELAQQTYTSSSTIVRLCKKLGTKGYPDFQLKLALEYQQIPSALQTQDHAIAEQGNVLAAIDSVPYLYQQALDDTRRMLNAPVLLRIANWVKESGRIDIYGSDMNYYLAQQACAKWNELGISAIAHNSPNMHYLNTMNPNSLTLSFVISHTGENQSMIEAAKVLSNKQMKVIAVTGNNHSTLSRHCDETLLAYGYNEQLRLSKMSSMVSVLYIFDMLYMSSISDTY, from the coding sequence ATGATGTGGAGACATGTATATCGGGATGATTATAGAGAGGAATGGAACAACAGCATGGAATCCAAACTACTTCAAAAATTAAAATATGCTTCCCAATTAACGGCACAGGAGAAGCATATTGTGAACTATATCCTGAACAATCCCGAAGTTGTATTTGATTCTACAGCCCATGAACTGGCTCAGCAGACCTATACAAGCTCATCTACCATTGTTCGCCTATGCAAAAAGCTGGGTACCAAGGGGTACCCAGACTTTCAGCTCAAGCTTGCTCTTGAATACCAACAGATACCTTCCGCGTTGCAGACGCAGGATCATGCAATTGCAGAACAAGGCAACGTGCTGGCTGCCATCGACTCGGTTCCTTACCTGTATCAGCAGGCGCTGGATGATACGCGCCGGATGTTAAATGCTCCTGTTTTGCTACGAATCGCTAACTGGGTCAAAGAATCCGGACGTATCGATATCTATGGCAGTGATATGAATTATTATCTGGCTCAACAGGCTTGTGCCAAGTGGAATGAACTCGGCATATCTGCGATTGCTCACAATAGTCCCAACATGCATTACTTGAACACGATGAATCCCAACAGCCTGACGCTGTCTTTTGTTATCTCGCACACAGGTGAGAATCAATCCATGATTGAAGCTGCCAAAGTGCTCAGCAACAAACAGATGAAAGTCATCGCGGTTACGGGCAACAACCATTCAACGCTGTCCAGACATTGTGATGAAACGCTGCTGGCTTATGGATACAATGAACAGTTAAGACTGTCCAAAATGTCTTCAATGGTCTCGGTACTTTATATTTTCGACATGTTGTACATGAGCAGCATTAGCGATACGTATTAA
- a CDS encoding HSP90 family protein encodes MTASNEYRFQVNLSGMIQILSNHLYSSPKVFLRELMQNATDAITARTEAEPGYQGEVRVELTGTGEQLTMMVEDNGIGLTEADIHEFLAMIGQSSKRGQQALLDGETSFIGRFGIGLLSCFMVSHEIVMLTQSAKGGPSMEWRGKPDGTYTIRQLDTQLSPGTKVYLRCTPDAAHYFEADYVKEALFYYGALLPYAVTLHHDGVQHVVNSETPIWLMDPALARSRRAEVLAFGERLLGEKFQDFIPLTTASGRTGGIAFVLPHAVNLNAKRSHRVYLKRMLISEKAENILPEWAFFVKCLIWTDELQPTASREHFYENEKLEEVRSELGDALRKGLVDMAESQTERLQKLIRLHALSMKALAVQDQAFFAMIHRWLPFESTRGHRELGELIDEGETLYFTSSVDEYRQIHHVASAQSMLVINGGYIYDSELMATLPMTVHNVRTERLEPDQVSMSFTDVPPAERNQYYDALRLADSALQRFRCRAEVKGFKPSDLPVLFTLSQESSTLRALEKASEESTELFSSILGSLSSGISSAGYSTLYLNVNNPIIQRVLTAPDDQMTPIAIEMLYVNALMMGHYAMNRQELEVLNQGIVRFIDWGLRANTDRKGDA; translated from the coding sequence ATGACAGCATCTAATGAATATCGTTTTCAAGTGAACCTGAGTGGTATGATCCAGATATTATCCAACCATCTATATAGCAGTCCGAAAGTGTTCTTGCGCGAGCTGATGCAGAATGCGACTGATGCGATTACCGCAAGAACGGAGGCGGAGCCAGGATATCAGGGTGAAGTGCGTGTTGAACTGACAGGAACCGGGGAGCAACTGACCATGATGGTGGAGGACAACGGCATCGGCTTGACTGAAGCTGATATCCATGAATTCCTGGCCATGATTGGACAATCCTCGAAACGGGGGCAGCAAGCGCTGCTGGACGGAGAGACTTCATTTATCGGACGTTTCGGGATCGGGTTGTTATCCTGTTTCATGGTGAGTCATGAAATCGTCATGCTGACGCAATCCGCGAAGGGCGGACCTTCGATGGAGTGGCGGGGCAAGCCGGATGGCACCTATACGATTCGGCAGTTGGACACACAGCTGTCCCCAGGCACCAAAGTATATCTGCGCTGCACACCAGACGCGGCTCATTACTTTGAAGCGGATTATGTGAAAGAGGCCCTGTTCTATTACGGAGCGTTATTGCCGTATGCGGTCACACTGCATCATGACGGTGTGCAGCATGTGGTGAATAGCGAGACGCCGATCTGGCTGATGGACCCTGCACTCGCACGTTCACGCAGAGCAGAGGTATTGGCTTTTGGTGAACGTCTGCTTGGGGAGAAGTTCCAGGACTTCATTCCATTGACGACCGCTTCAGGCCGTACCGGAGGTATTGCTTTTGTACTGCCACACGCAGTTAATCTGAATGCCAAGCGTTCTCACCGGGTGTATCTGAAGCGAATGCTGATTTCCGAGAAAGCAGAGAACATTTTGCCAGAGTGGGCTTTCTTCGTGAAATGTCTAATTTGGACAGATGAGCTTCAACCGACGGCTTCACGAGAACATTTTTATGAAAATGAAAAACTGGAGGAAGTTCGCTCCGAACTCGGAGACGCACTTCGCAAGGGACTGGTCGACATGGCCGAGAGCCAGACGGAACGTCTACAGAAGCTAATTCGTCTGCATGCCCTGTCCATGAAGGCACTTGCTGTTCAGGATCAAGCATTCTTCGCGATGATTCACCGCTGGCTGCCATTTGAGAGCACCAGAGGACACCGGGAGCTGGGTGAGCTGATCGATGAAGGAGAGACATTGTATTTCACGTCCTCTGTCGATGAGTACCGTCAGATTCATCATGTGGCATCGGCACAATCGATGCTGGTTATTAACGGTGGCTACATCTATGACAGCGAGTTGATGGCGACACTGCCGATGACTGTGCACAATGTACGCACGGAACGGCTAGAGCCGGATCAGGTCTCGATGAGCTTCACGGATGTGCCACCGGCTGAGCGTAATCAGTATTATGATGCGTTGCGACTCGCCGATTCTGCTCTGCAGCGCTTCCGTTGTCGAGCAGAGGTTAAGGGTTTCAAGCCATCGGATCTGCCGGTGTTGTTCACTCTTTCGCAGGAATCCTCAACACTCCGTGCGCTGGAAAAAGCAAGCGAAGAGAGCACGGAATTGTTCTCATCCATCCTGGGCTCCTTATCCTCTGGAATCAGTTCGGCGGGATATTCAACCTTGTACCTGAATGTGAACAATCCGATTATTCAGCGTGTGCTAACGGCACCGGATGACCAAATGACGCCGATTGCCATTGAGATGCTGTATGTTAATGCATTGATGATGGGGCATTATGCGATGAACCGGCAGGAGTTGGAAGTGCTGAATCAGGGCATCGTTCGTTTTATTGATTGGGGTTTGCGTGCGAATACAGATCGTAAGGGGGATGCCTGA